One genomic window of Medicago truncatula cultivar Jemalong A17 chromosome 1, MtrunA17r5.0-ANR, whole genome shotgun sequence includes the following:
- the LOC11431274 gene encoding uncharacterized protein, which translates to METLVVVEQHKNQDHAPSRDFIGINCRTFESGYGVLPTPLRSQSFNENPHKKTSHRSNSIPINGKGCRKDLTFDEDLSGGSFFPTPLKYESFNGNPDRKTTPKSNPIPINGKACRKEIAFDEDLSSGSFLGTPMKSRSFNENPDRKTTPKSNPIPINGKACRKEITFDEDLSGGSFLLSELWAGPTYSNSPPPSSLPIPKFTVRPKRTVSLDLPGSSPEIELRIMAKSAPSSPNRERLCFTSDLFDNADSATKTLRRILNLNLEDE; encoded by the coding sequence ATGGAGAcccttgttgttgttgagcaGCATAAGAACCAAGACCATGCACCTTCCAGAGACTTTATAGGGATAAATTGCAGAACTTTTGAGTCTGGTTATGGTGTTTTACCAACTCCTTTGAGATCTCAGAGTTTCAATGAAAACCCACATAAGAAAACTAGTCATAGGAGCAACTCAATTCCAATTAATGGAAAAGGTTGTAGAAAAGATTTAACTTTTGATGAAGATTTGAGTGGTGGAAGCTTTTTCCCAACTCCTTTGAAATATGAAAGTTTCAATGGAAACCCTGATAGGAAAACTACTCCTAAGAGCAACCCAATACCAATTAATGGAAAAGCTTGTAGAAAAGAGatagcttttgatgaagatttaAGCAGTGGAAGTTTTTTGGGTACTCCTATGAAATCTAGGAGTTTCAATGAAAACCCTGATAGGAAAACCACTCCTAAGAGCAACCCAATTCCTATTAATGGAAAAGCTTGTAGAAAAGAGATAACTTTTGATGAAGATTTAAGTGGTGGAAGCTTTTTGTTATCTGAGTTATGGGCTGGACCTACATACTCAAATTCACCACCACCTAGTTCATTGCCAATTCCCAAGTTTACTGTGAGACCGAAGAGGACTGTGTCTCTTGATCTTCCTGGTTCCTCGCCTGAGATTGAATTGCGTATCATGGCTAAGTCTGCGCCTTCTTCACCGAATAGGGAACGTTTGTGTTTCACAAGTGACCTGTTTGATAATGCTGATTCTGCTACCAAGACCCTGCGTCGGATTCTCAATCTTAACCTCGAGGATGAGTGA